One window of the Kiritimatiellales bacterium genome contains the following:
- the ilvD gene encoding dihydroxy-acid dehydratase, with the protein MNSDKVKAGAERAPHRGLMRATGMTDEDFKKPLIAVCNSFNEIIPGHVHLNVVGRLICNAIRAAGGVPREFNVIGVCDGIAMGHEGMKYSLPSREIIADSVETMITTHAFDAMICIPNCDKIVPGMLMGAARCNVPTIFASGGPMAAGHLKDGRPIDLISIFEGVAQFTAGKITENELREMECNACPSAGSCSGMFTANSMNCLCEAIGMALPGNGTILATAPERKTLWETAAKRAVEMALTGGPKPRDIITVESIDNAFVLDMAMGGSSNTVLHTLAIANEAGVDYDLDRIDRISKKTPNICKVSPSSNYHIEDVHAAGGISAILAEINKIGGLLNLNRPTVTGKTLGENICGARSLDEQCIHTVENAYSREGGLAILRGNLAEGGAVVKSAGVDPKMLVHRGPAVIFESQEEACEGVLAGKVKAGDVVVVRYEGPKGGPGMQEMLAPTSYIMGQGLGDKVALITDGRFSGGTRGACIGHISPEAAEGGPIGLLQEGDMIEIDIPNRKLAVALSDEELAARRKNWKKPAPRYATGWLARYAAMATNAASGGVLRVPQA; encoded by the coding sequence ATGAATAGTGACAAAGTTAAAGCCGGCGCCGAACGCGCACCGCACCGCGGACTGATGCGCGCGACCGGCATGACGGATGAGGATTTCAAAAAGCCGCTGATTGCTGTGTGCAACTCCTTTAATGAGATTATTCCAGGTCACGTACATCTGAATGTTGTCGGCCGTCTGATTTGCAACGCAATCCGCGCTGCCGGCGGTGTGCCGCGCGAATTTAACGTGATCGGCGTTTGCGACGGTATTGCGATGGGACACGAAGGCATGAAATATTCTCTGCCGAGCCGCGAAATTATTGCCGACAGCGTTGAAACAATGATCACAACACACGCCTTCGATGCAATGATCTGCATTCCGAACTGCGATAAAATCGTGCCGGGCATGCTTATGGGCGCAGCGCGGTGTAATGTTCCAACTATTTTTGCGAGCGGCGGGCCGATGGCCGCCGGACACTTGAAAGACGGCAGACCGATTGATTTAATCAGCATCTTTGAGGGCGTCGCACAATTTACCGCCGGTAAAATTACCGAAAACGAACTGCGCGAAATGGAATGCAATGCGTGTCCGTCCGCCGGTTCCTGTTCCGGCATGTTCACTGCCAATTCAATGAACTGCCTGTGTGAAGCCATCGGAATGGCTCTGCCGGGCAACGGCACCATTCTCGCCACAGCGCCGGAGCGCAAAACGCTTTGGGAAACGGCGGCGAAACGCGCCGTCGAAATGGCGCTGACCGGCGGACCGAAGCCGCGCGATATCATCACGGTGGAATCCATCGACAATGCGTTTGTACTCGATATGGCCATGGGCGGCAGCTCAAATACCGTCCTGCACACACTTGCCATCGCGAACGAGGCCGGAGTGGATTATGACCTGGACCGTATCGACCGGATTTCAAAAAAGACGCCGAATATTTGTAAAGTATCGCCGTCGTCGAACTATCACATCGAAGACGTACACGCTGCCGGCGGCATCAGTGCCATTCTGGCCGAGATCAATAAAATTGGTGGTCTGCTTAATCTGAACCGCCCGACCGTCACCGGCAAAACGCTCGGCGAAAATATTTGCGGCGCGCGCAGTCTGGATGAACAGTGCATTCACACGGTCGAAAATGCCTACAGCCGGGAGGGCGGACTTGCCATTCTGCGCGGCAACCTCGCTGAAGGCGGCGCCGTTGTAAAAAGTGCCGGTGTTGACCCGAAAATGCTTGTGCACAGAGGACCGGCGGTCATTTTTGAATCACAGGAAGAAGCATGCGAAGGAGTCCTTGCCGGAAAAGTCAAAGCCGGCGATGTCGTCGTCGTTCGTTATGAAGGACCCAAAGGCGGTCCGGGCATGCAGGAGATGCTCGCACCGACCAGCTATATTATGGGTCAGGGGCTCGGCGATAAAGTTGCACTCATCACCGACGGACGTTTTTCCGGCGGCACGCGCGGCGCGTGCATCGGTCATATTTCGCCGGAAGCCGCCGAAGGCGGTCCCATCGGATTGCTTCAAGAAGGAGATATGATCGAAATTGATATTCCGAACCGCAAACTCGCCGTTGCGCTGTCCGATGAGGAGCTCGCCGCGCGCCGGAAAAACTGGAAAAAACCGGCCCCGCGTTACGCCACCGGCTGGCTCGCACGCTATGCGGCAATGGCCACCAACGCCGCCAGTGGCGGCGTACTCCGCGTGCCGCAGGCGTAA
- a CDS encoding 3'-5' exonuclease, translated as MNFLLADTFTDSLARLTGDEQKAVKTTAFDLQINPAQPGLRWHKLDGAKDKNFWSVSVNMDLRLIVHKTGSSLMLCYVDHHDQAYEWAVRRKLEVHPKTGAAQIVEIRETVKEIEIPHYVEAEQPVAAQTPVLSADISRDALLAYGVPEEWLDEVMRATEDEVLFLAEKLPGEAAEALLELATGGTPQIAPVAADGVDPFEHPDARRRFRVMSNVEELERALEFPWEKWTIFLHPSQRQLVEREFSGPARVAGSAGTGKTIVALHRAVWLARKYPDARVLLTTFSDPLAAALRRRLHRLIFHQPMLAERLEVLSLDSIALRIGRARFGKIKLAPDEQIKALLAEAVRNIPETGFSLNFLWDEWIHVVDAWQLKNWEEYRDVQRLGRRTRLPEARRKQLWDLFEQVRAELERRSLLTRADVFTKVAAGITAGNYPPFEFAVVDEAQDIGVPELRFLAALGGNRPDSLFFAGDLGQRIFRQPFSWKSLGIDVRGRSAVLRVNYRTSHQIRRQADRLLPQELSDVDGNVESRKGTVSVFNGPNPQIHTYNSEQEESAAVAGWIRTLIEEGFRPAEIGIIVRSEAQLERAEHAIQSVGVQSIQLSTSIEDAEECIVVCTMPLAKGLEFRAVAIMACDDEVVPLQARIETAADTSDLEEVYNTERHLLYVACTRARDRLLITGVDPVSEFLDDLQI; from the coding sequence ATGAACTTTCTTCTCGCAGATACATTTACTGACAGCCTCGCAAGGCTGACCGGCGATGAACAGAAGGCCGTGAAAACAACGGCGTTTGACCTGCAGATCAATCCGGCGCAGCCGGGATTGCGGTGGCATAAACTGGACGGCGCGAAAGATAAAAATTTCTGGTCGGTGAGTGTCAATATGGACCTTCGGCTGATCGTTCACAAAACGGGCAGCAGCTTGATGCTTTGTTATGTGGATCATCATGATCAAGCATACGAATGGGCGGTGCGGCGTAAGCTGGAAGTTCATCCCAAAACCGGCGCGGCACAGATTGTTGAGATCCGTGAGACGGTAAAAGAGATAGAAATCCCGCACTATGTTGAAGCCGAACAGCCGGTCGCCGCTCAAACACCGGTGCTGTCTGCCGATATTTCACGCGATGCACTGCTTGCTTATGGCGTGCCGGAGGAGTGGCTCGACGAGGTCATGCGCGCTACAGAGGACGAGGTGCTGTTTCTGGCGGAAAAACTCCCCGGCGAAGCGGCCGAGGCGCTGCTGGAGCTGGCCACCGGAGGAACTCCGCAGATTGCGCCGGTAGCGGCTGATGGTGTCGATCCGTTCGAACATCCGGATGCCCGGCGCCGGTTCCGCGTCATGTCGAACGTGGAAGAGCTTGAACGTGCGCTGGAGTTCCCCTGGGAAAAGTGGACCATTTTTTTACATCCTTCACAACGGCAGCTTGTGGAGCGCGAATTCAGCGGACCTGCCCGGGTCGCGGGTTCCGCCGGAACCGGGAAAACTATTGTTGCGCTGCATCGCGCAGTTTGGCTGGCCCGGAAATATCCTGATGCGCGGGTTCTTTTAACCACCTTTTCCGATCCGCTGGCGGCAGCCTTGCGCCGGCGCCTGCACCGGTTGATTTTTCATCAGCCGATGCTCGCCGAGCGGCTGGAGGTGCTCTCGCTGGACAGCATTGCGCTGCGTATCGGACGGGCGCGGTTCGGAAAAATTAAACTGGCGCCGGATGAGCAGATTAAGGCGCTGCTGGCGGAGGCTGTTCGCAATATTCCCGAAACAGGGTTTTCTTTGAATTTTCTGTGGGATGAGTGGATTCATGTCGTGGATGCATGGCAGCTTAAAAACTGGGAAGAGTATCGCGATGTGCAGCGCCTCGGCCGGAGAACACGCCTGCCTGAAGCCCGGCGCAAGCAGTTGTGGGATCTGTTTGAACAGGTTCGCGCGGAATTAGAACGCCGCTCTCTTCTGACTCGCGCCGATGTGTTCACGAAGGTCGCCGCCGGCATAACCGCCGGAAATTATCCGCCGTTCGAATTCGCGGTGGTTGATGAGGCCCAGGATATCGGTGTTCCGGAGTTGCGGTTTCTTGCAGCGCTGGGCGGTAACCGGCCGGACAGCCTTTTCTTCGCCGGCGATCTCGGGCAGCGCATCTTTCGGCAGCCGTTTTCTTGGAAATCACTGGGGATTGATGTGCGGGGACGTTCGGCTGTGTTGAGAGTTAACTATCGCACATCACATCAGATTCGCCGGCAGGCCGACCGGCTGCTGCCGCAGGAGTTGAGTGACGTCGACGGAAATGTTGAGTCACGTAAAGGAACTGTTTCCGTCTTCAACGGGCCGAATCCGCAAATCCATACATACAATTCAGAACAGGAGGAATCTGCTGCTGTGGCCGGCTGGATCAGAACGCTCATTGAAGAGGGCTTCCGGCCTGCCGAAATTGGAATTATTGTGCGTTCCGAAGCACAGCTCGAGAGAGCGGAGCACGCAATCCAATCTGTTGGAGTACAATCAATTCAATTGAGCACAAGCATTGAGGATGCTGAAGAATGTATTGTCGTGTGCACAATGCCGCTGGCAAAAGGGCTGGAATTCCGCGCAGTTGCAATTATGGCTTGTGATGATGAAGTCGTCCCGCTGCAGGCACGAATTGAGACGGCCGCCGACACCAGTGATTTAGAAGAAGTGTATAATACTGAACGGCACCTGCTGTATGTTGCCTGTACTCGCGCCAGAGACCGGCTGCTTATCACCGGCGTTGATCCGGTTTCAGAGTTTTTAGACGATCTGCAGATTTAA
- the mutL gene encoding DNA mismatch repair endonuclease MutL, producing MLPDHVINKIAAGEVIERPASVMKELVENALDAGATQIDVEVVRGGMQLIAISDNGSGMNRDNALLAIERHATSKIRTAEEVEAVATLGFRGEALAAISAVSRLTLTTRPSADLSGTRIQISGGKLQDISDAGAPPGTRIEVRNLFFNVPARRKFLRTEATELAQLRQLFAVYALAHPETGLSFTSDGRELYNFPAGATLTDRIAALYSPAFLKNLRALNISAGGVKISGFAGLPQTGRKDRSDQYIFINGRPASAPVIYHALNEAYHAVLTRGRYPSAFIFIETPPADVDVNVHPAKREVRFRHPAAVRDAVMTAVSKALALDAPGITAPDPAFQFDAPVKPATVQRSEFFSSEFAKQSRRDVPVASMNAENATGASRLHPDPQVKVQSSEFDVQSLKTGAPGPETPSTELKNPEPASAQCSPWRWCRVLGQAGGLYVILETEDGIVLMDPQTAHERVLFEKFMNDILTGTPHRQGLLTPETVELMPADANVIRKHLEVLNEMGFGVSEFGSDTFIVDALPVHLQSVSPAVVLNEVAGALERGGAATRAKRTALRETVAQAACRSAVRISDTLTPAAIERLVEDLAKTEMPYTCPHGRPTLIFTSYVELNRKFGR from the coding sequence ATGCTCCCGGATCATGTGATTAATAAAATTGCGGCGGGAGAAGTGATTGAGCGGCCGGCGTCTGTCATGAAAGAGCTGGTGGAAAATGCGCTCGATGCCGGCGCGACGCAAATTGATGTTGAAGTCGTGCGCGGCGGTATGCAGTTAATTGCTATTTCTGATAACGGCTCCGGCATGAACCGCGACAATGCTCTGCTGGCGATTGAACGGCACGCAACAAGCAAAATTCGCACCGCCGAAGAAGTGGAAGCCGTCGCTACACTCGGATTCCGCGGCGAAGCGCTCGCCGCCATTTCCGCGGTTTCGCGCTTAACTCTCACCACGCGCCCGTCAGCGGATTTAAGCGGAACCCGAATTCAAATCAGCGGCGGGAAGCTGCAGGATATTTCTGATGCCGGCGCGCCGCCGGGAACACGCATCGAAGTTCGCAATCTTTTCTTTAATGTGCCGGCGCGCCGGAAATTTCTGCGCACCGAAGCCACTGAACTTGCACAGCTGCGGCAGCTTTTTGCAGTGTATGCGCTCGCGCATCCCGAAACCGGTCTTTCATTTACATCTGACGGGCGCGAGCTGTATAACTTTCCCGCCGGTGCAACGCTCACCGACCGCATTGCAGCTCTCTATAGTCCGGCGTTTCTGAAAAATCTGCGCGCATTAAACATCTCTGCCGGCGGTGTAAAAATTTCCGGATTTGCCGGACTGCCGCAAACCGGCAGAAAAGACCGTTCCGATCAATATATTTTTATCAACGGACGTCCGGCTTCGGCGCCGGTAATTTATCACGCCCTTAACGAAGCGTATCACGCCGTACTCACGCGCGGACGTTATCCGTCGGCCTTCATTTTTATTGAAACACCGCCGGCGGATGTTGACGTGAATGTACACCCGGCCAAACGCGAAGTCCGTTTCAGACATCCGGCGGCGGTGCGCGATGCCGTCATGACGGCGGTGTCAAAAGCGCTGGCACTCGACGCACCGGGAATTACTGCACCCGATCCGGCGTTTCAGTTTGATGCGCCGGTAAAACCGGCGACAGTTCAACGATCAGAGTTTTTCAGTTCAGAGTTTGCAAAACAAAGTAGACGCGACGTCCCCGTCGCATCCATGAATGCAGAGAACGCGACGGGGGCGTCGCGTCTACATCCCGATCCGCAGGTAAAAGTGCAGAGTTCAGAGTTCGACGTTCAGAGTTTAAAAACCGGTGCACCGGGACCCGAAACTCCAAGCACTGAACTGAAAAACCCTGAACCGGCGAGCGCGCAGTGTTCGCCGTGGCGCTGGTGCCGCGTGCTGGGACAGGCCGGTGGATTATACGTTATTCTGGAGACGGAAGACGGTATCGTGTTGATGGATCCGCAGACGGCGCACGAACGCGTGCTGTTTGAAAAATTTATGAACGACATTCTTACCGGCACACCGCACCGGCAGGGATTGTTAACGCCGGAAACGGTAGAACTGATGCCGGCGGATGCTAACGTCATTCGAAAACATCTGGAGGTGCTTAATGAAATGGGCTTCGGTGTTTCGGAATTTGGCAGTGATACATTTATTGTCGATGCCCTGCCGGTACATTTGCAGAGTGTTTCACCGGCAGTTGTGCTAAACGAAGTTGCCGGCGCGCTGGAAAGAGGCGGTGCGGCGACGCGTGCAAAACGTACTGCGCTGCGTGAAACAGTCGCACAGGCCGCCTGCCGGAGTGCGGTACGGATTTCAGATACATTAACACCGGCGGCAATTGAACGGCTGGTGGAAGATTTAGCAAAAACTGAAATGCCGTACACCTGTCCGCACGGGCGTCCGACATTAATTTTCACCAGCTACGTCGAACTCAATCGCAAATTCGGCAGATAA
- a CDS encoding TonB-dependent receptor, whose translation MKPFFISALILFSAAGVLAEDNIETTIPVITVTASAQNAHNAGVADALRAVPGVTVNSSGGSIHDISIRGSSFSAAGLSLGGLTLRSPQTEHFAAELPVPAAMLSRPKVNTGIDNQGGHLTGTMNFDPLPITGKRQIEAGFGADDRDWQSLLVQHMLTAEFGAGVFAGRDSANGVDYSDNDYDREYAGGQLQFRTDDAQVDFIAIHQQKEFGARGYYGVNDAIPAKETLKETMAFLSATKGDVQNDYLRAGMLWREIYDDYRMPGYRNKHRTRISSAFVDGRTMEVNGWALGGRVDVDEERVASRSLGHHHRTRGGISLLPQWRGDRWKFIAGLRSEFFTGESPEYLPQAGVDFLISDHLTAFASYNETVRLPSYTELSYNIPGANVGNAALKPQTEQQSEIGLKGIPSEFMDWKASAFYRRSKHTIDWVQYAGDSTWRATDIGALDTYGLEAQLNWYPAENLETQLTYTLVYKDKKATDLAGGYASRYALDYPEHLIQGSLLWRPLNAIEIGTVQALRLQTANHARSGSDFGVDSSLVIRCTPAKFKPATVSLLFSNIWDNDFEFLPGQRRAEHYAGVSLTLNW comes from the coding sequence ATGAAACCATTTTTTATATCCGCGCTGATCCTGTTTTCCGCCGCCGGAGTTTTAGCGGAGGACAATATAGAAACAACGATCCCGGTAATTACCGTGACGGCGTCGGCACAAAACGCACATAACGCCGGTGTGGCGGATGCGCTGCGCGCTGTACCGGGCGTGACGGTGAATTCGTCCGGCGGTTCGATTCATGATATTTCCATTCGCGGCAGCTCATTCAGCGCTGCCGGACTTTCGCTCGGCGGCTTAACGCTGCGCAGTCCGCAAACAGAACATTTTGCGGCGGAACTGCCGGTGCCGGCGGCCATGCTGTCGCGCCCGAAAGTGAATACCGGCATAGATAATCAGGGCGGGCATTTAACCGGCACGATGAATTTTGATCCGCTGCCGATCACCGGCAAGCGGCAGATTGAAGCAGGATTCGGAGCGGACGATCGCGACTGGCAGAGCCTGCTCGTGCAGCACATGCTCACCGCAGAATTCGGCGCCGGAGTTTTTGCCGGACGCGATTCCGCCAATGGTGTGGATTATTCGGACAACGATTACGACCGCGAATATGCCGGCGGACAGCTGCAGTTCCGTACCGATGACGCACAGGTTGATTTTATCGCAATACACCAGCAAAAAGAGTTCGGCGCGCGCGGCTATTACGGGGTAAACGATGCAATTCCGGCGAAAGAAACGCTCAAAGAAACCATGGCGTTTTTATCCGCAACCAAAGGCGATGTGCAGAACGATTATCTGCGCGCCGGAATGCTGTGGCGCGAAATTTATGACGATTACCGCATGCCGGGCTATCGCAATAAACACCGCACGCGCATCAGTTCCGCATTCGTCGACGGGCGCACGATGGAAGTGAACGGCTGGGCGCTCGGCGGGCGCGTGGATGTAGATGAAGAACGCGTTGCCAGCCGCAGTCTTGGCCATCATCACCGTACGCGCGGCGGAATTTCGCTGCTGCCGCAGTGGCGCGGCGACCGGTGGAAATTCATTGCCGGACTGCGCAGCGAATTTTTTACCGGTGAGTCGCCTGAATATCTGCCGCAGGCCGGAGTTGATTTTTTGATTTCCGATCACCTCACTGCATTTGCATCATATAACGAAACTGTTCGCCTGCCGTCGTATACGGAATTGAGTTATAATATTCCCGGCGCAAATGTCGGCAATGCCGCATTAAAACCGCAAACGGAACAGCAGTCGGAAATCGGGTTAAAAGGAATTCCATCTGAGTTCATGGACTGGAAGGCTTCGGCATTTTACCGGCGCTCAAAGCATACCATCGACTGGGTTCAATACGCCGGAGATTCAACATGGCGCGCGACCGATATCGGCGCGCTCGACACCTACGGACTTGAAGCACAGCTCAACTGGTATCCGGCGGAAAACCTCGAAACACAACTCACCTATACCTTGGTTTATAAAGATAAAAAAGCCACCGATCTCGCCGGCGGTTATGCGTCGCGCTATGCGCTCGACTATCCGGAACATCTGATTCAAGGCTCGCTGCTGTGGCGTCCGCTGAATGCGATTGAAATCGGCACCGTGCAGGCATTGCGTCTGCAGACGGCAAACCACGCACGCAGCGGCAGCGACTTTGGTGTCGACAGCTCTCTGGTTATCCGCTGCACGCCGGCGAAATTTAAACCCGCCACCGTTTCACTGCTGTTCAGCAATATCTGGGATAACGATTTTGAATTCCTGCCCGGGCAGCGTCGCGCCGAACATTACGCCGGAGTTTCGTTAACACTGAATTGGTGA
- a CDS encoding DNA methyltransferase: MTTDPGDLVLDPTCGSGTTAYVAEQWGRRWITIDTSRVALALARARIMGARYPFYLLADSPEGQQKEGEVTRTVPSTQPTYGNIRHGFVYERVPHITLKSIANNAEIDVIYDEYQQRLEPLREQLNTALKTEWQEWEIPRAADDKWPASVKKLHTDWWAFRIDRQKEIDKSIAAKADYEYLYDKPYADNKKVRVAGPFTVESLSPHRVLGVDEDDNPLDVVAESASAYGQDFASMILDNLRTAGVQQARKADKINFISLEGWPGHYICAVGTYTEGNKENGRSRRAGILIGPEFGTVSRPDLVAAAREAAESGFDVLIACAFNFEARTTDFDKLGAIPVLKARMNADLHMSADLKNTGKGNLFVIFGEPDIEIRHAENGQIEIEVKGVDVFHPNTGEIRSDGPEGIACWFIDTDYNEESFFVRHAYFLGQNDPYKALKTTLKAEINTDAWDTLNCAVSRPFDKPAGGRIAVKVINHLGDEVMKVFRV; this comes from the coding sequence ATGACCACCGACCCCGGCGACCTTGTGCTCGACCCGACCTGCGGCTCCGGCACCACTGCGTACGTTGCTGAACAATGGGGACGCCGCTGGATTACCATCGACACCTCTCGCGTCGCCCTTGCACTGGCCCGCGCGCGCATCATGGGTGCGCGTTATCCGTTTTATCTGCTCGCAGACAGTCCGGAAGGACAGCAAAAAGAAGGCGAGGTGACTCGAACTGTTCCGTCCACTCAACCCACTTACGGGAATATCCGCCATGGATTTGTTTATGAGCGTGTACCGCATATTACGCTGAAATCCATTGCGAATAACGCGGAGATTGATGTGATTTATGATGAGTATCAGCAGCGTCTCGAACCCCTCCGCGAACAGCTTAACACCGCACTCAAGACCGAGTGGCAGGAGTGGGAAATTCCCCGCGCAGCGGATGATAAATGGCCGGCGTCCGTCAAAAAACTCCATACCGACTGGTGGGCGTTTCGCATCGACCGGCAAAAGGAGATTGATAAGTCCATCGCGGCCAAGGCCGACTATGAATATTTATACGATAAGCCTTATGCGGATAATAAAAAGGTGCGTGTGGCGGGCCCTTTTACGGTGGAAAGTCTCTCGCCGCACCGTGTGCTGGGTGTGGACGAAGATGATAATCCGCTCGATGTTGTTGCCGAAAGTGCGTCGGCATACGGGCAGGATTTTGCATCGATGATTCTCGATAATCTGCGGACTGCCGGTGTTCAGCAGGCGCGCAAAGCGGATAAAATTAATTTTATCTCTCTCGAAGGGTGGCCGGGGCATTATATCTGTGCCGTCGGGACGTATACGGAAGGGAATAAGGAAAACGGCAGGTCGCGGCGGGCCGGGATTTTAATCGGACCGGAATTTGGAACGGTGTCCCGGCCTGATCTGGTGGCGGCGGCCCGCGAGGCCGCCGAATCCGGGTTCGATGTGTTAATTGCCTGTGCATTCAACTTTGAGGCGCGCACCACCGATTTTGATAAACTCGGCGCAATCCCTGTTTTAAAGGCCCGGATGAATGCCGATCTGCACATGTCGGCCGACCTGAAAAACACCGGGAAAGGAAATCTGTTCGTTATCTTTGGCGAGCCGGATATTGAAATCCGCCATGCAGAAAACGGACAGATTGAAATCGAGGTGAAGGGCGTGGATGTGTTCCATCCCAATACCGGCGAAATCCGCAGTGATGGGCCGGAAGGCATCGCCTGCTGGTTTATCGACACCGATTATAATGAAGAGAGCTTTTTTGTCCGGCACGCATATTTCCTTGGACAGAACGATCCGTATAAAGCCTTAAAAACAACGCTGAAAGCGGAGATCAATACGGATGCGTGGGATACGCTCAACTGCGCCGTTTCCCGGCCGTTCGATAAACCTGCCGGCGGCCGCATCGCCGTTAAAGTGATCAACCACCTCGGCGATGAGGTGATGAAGGTGTTTAGGGTATAA
- a CDS encoding NYN domain-containing protein produces the protein MKRTAFYIDGFNFYYSAVKGTPLRWLNFQALFQRLFPKNQIAVIKYFAAEVSDLPDNPKQSLRQQVYWRALETLPNFNIYTEHFLTTTIKANVVKPPPKTIKVYKTEEKGSDVNIESHLLMDGFCDVYDCAIVVSGDSDLVTPIKMVREELKKPIGVLNPQRLSGSDCRKERKSAGLRHAASFYKKGITWGQLEKSKFSDQIKTPKGIIHCPDRWK, from the coding sequence ATGAAAAGAACAGCGTTCTATATTGATGGATTTAATTTTTATTACAGCGCAGTGAAAGGGACTCCGCTTCGCTGGTTAAATTTTCAGGCATTGTTTCAGCGTTTATTCCCTAAAAATCAAATTGCGGTCATAAAATACTTTGCTGCTGAAGTTTCGGATCTTCCCGATAATCCTAAGCAGTCATTAAGGCAGCAGGTTTATTGGCGTGCACTGGAAACACTCCCTAATTTTAACATTTATACAGAACATTTTTTAACCACCACGATTAAGGCCAATGTCGTAAAGCCTCCGCCGAAAACGATAAAAGTATATAAAACAGAAGAAAAAGGATCTGATGTAAATATCGAGTCACATCTTTTGATGGACGGTTTTTGCGATGTTTATGATTGTGCCATTGTAGTTTCCGGGGATTCTGACCTTGTAACCCCGATTAAAATGGTTCGGGAGGAATTAAAAAAACCGATCGGCGTATTGAATCCGCAGCGGCTTTCCGGCTCGGATTGCCGGAAAGAACGGAAAAGCGCTGGATTACGGCATGCCGCCTCATTTTACAAAAAAGGAATTACCTGGGGACAGTTGGAAAAATCGAAATTCTCAGATCAAATAAAAACTCCAAAAGGAATTATTCATTGTCCGGATCGGTGGAAATGA
- a CDS encoding DNA methyltransferase — MAGRKKAPAKKKVETLSYPDDKRKNIPTAEYQAMVEKEQADPLRVAYERRNRDLDPQLVWRDKDIRDWSDFIVPAPPLYIQEKIHPKVLIDDLRKMTGDSDRLANDTEQLDMFSDFNGIPEGAEKTEFYQHDQNWSNRMILGDSLQVMASLAERESLRGKVQCIYFDPPYGIKFNSNFQWSTTSRDVKDGKVDHITREPEQVKAFRDTWRDGIHSYLSYLRDRLTVARDLLTDSGSIFVQIGDENVHRVRAVMDEVFGEDDFVSIISYSTTSSFEASTLSRAGDYIIWYAKKKEFIKYRMLLRLKEFGGEGSSAYSRIENEFGERCSISDFEKKYEITFDYSRRCNISQHCRVHALDNVTSQGIAKEKQIFEFEGKPYEPGGTNHWKANYPLGLTRSDRTNLEEIKYM; from the coding sequence ATGGCGGGAAGAAAAAAAGCACCGGCAAAGAAAAAAGTGGAAACATTGAGTTATCCGGATGACAAACGGAAAAATATTCCCACCGCCGAATATCAGGCCATGGTTGAAAAAGAGCAGGCCGATCCGTTGCGGGTGGCCTATGAACGCCGCAATCGCGACCTCGACCCGCAGCTTGTCTGGCGGGATAAAGACATCCGGGACTGGTCCGACTTTATCGTCCCGGCACCGCCGCTTTACATTCAGGAAAAAATACACCCGAAAGTGCTGATCGACGATCTGCGCAAAATGACCGGCGACAGTGACCGGCTGGCGAACGATACAGAACAGCTGGATATGTTTTCCGATTTTAACGGCATTCCGGAGGGAGCGGAAAAAACCGAATTTTATCAGCACGACCAAAACTGGAGCAACCGCATGATTCTGGGCGACTCCCTTCAGGTCATGGCCAGTCTCGCCGAACGCGAAAGCCTGCGCGGCAAAGTGCAGTGCATCTACTTCGATCCACCTTACGGCATTAAATTCAACTCCAACTTTCAGTGGTCTACCACCAGCCGCGACGTCAAGGACGGCAAGGTCGACCACATCACCCGCGAACCGGAACAGGTCAAAGCCTTCCGTGACACTTGGCGCGACGGCATTCACAGTTATTTGAGCTACCTCCGCGACCGCCTCACCGTCGCCCGCGATCTATTGACCGACTCCGGCTCCATCTTCGTTCAGATCGGCGATGAAAATGTACACCGAGTTAGAGCGGTAATGGATGAGGTGTTTGGGGAAGATGATTTTGTTAGTATAATTAGCTATTCGACAACAAGCAGTTTTGAAGCATCTACGCTTAGCCGAGCTGGAGATTATATTATTTGGTATGCAAAGAAAAAAGAGTTCATAAAATACCGAATGCTTCTTCGGTTAAAAGAATTTGGCGGTGAAGGAAGTTCTGCATATTCTCGAATTGAAAATGAATTTGGCGAAAGATGTTCGATTTCAGATTTTGAAAAAAAATATGAAATAACATTTGATTATTCTCGCCGATGTAACATTTCACAACATTGTCGAGTGCATGCACTCGACAATGTAACATCTCAAGGGATCGCAAAAGAAAAACAAATTTTTGAATTTGAAGGAAAACCGTATGAACCTGGGGGCACAAACCACTGGAAAGCAAATTATCCGCTTGGACTGACACGCTCGGACAGAACCAATTTGGAGGAGATAAAATATATGTAG